From one Deltaproteobacteria bacterium genomic stretch:
- a CDS encoding lipoprotein: MKRILIAAVALVLLAGCVSNTNLAGKASGTAFVYKPNAPAGGGQKLP, encoded by the coding sequence ATGAAGAGGATTCTGATTGCCGCGGTGGCCCTTGTGCTTCTCGCGGGGTGCGTGTCCAACACGAATTTGGCCGGCAAGGCGTCGGGCACGGCGTTCGTCTACAAACCGAACGCGCCCGCAGGGGGCGGGCAGAAGCTCCCTTAA